A single Streptomyces sannanensis DNA region contains:
- a CDS encoding citrate synthase, with the protein MTDQEASGRRLTTQEAAERLGVKPETVYAYVSRGQLSSVRAPGGRGSTFDAAEIEALARRSGRREPQPAIGDLVFRTGITLIEKGRYYFRGVDAAELARHHGYEEIAEWLWTGELRHGTRFTAPPQLLEPARRAVGALPAHSSAMDRLRVAAIAAAAADPLRFDLSTEAVLGTARSLIPTLAEALPYVGEPRGTGPIAWQLWPRLTMRPPDEAWLRALDTALALLIDHDLAASTLAARVAASARAHPYAVVSAGLGALEGPLHGAASGLAHRMLAEVLERGGAAPVVADHLRVGRPVPGLGHRLYQGEDPRARTLLQLLEEIPDASAALAAARDVVTTTARHTDSHANVDLALAVLSVSSGMPAEAGETVFAVARTAGWIAHALEEYAERPLRMRPSGHYTGPRPPQPVPSAG; encoded by the coding sequence ATGACGGATCAAGAGGCGAGCGGGCGAAGGCTGACCACTCAGGAGGCTGCGGAACGGCTCGGTGTGAAGCCCGAGACCGTGTACGCGTACGTCAGCCGCGGCCAGCTCAGCAGCGTGCGGGCACCCGGCGGACGCGGCAGCACCTTCGACGCCGCGGAGATCGAGGCGCTGGCCCGGCGCTCGGGCCGCCGCGAGCCGCAGCCCGCCATCGGTGACCTGGTGTTCCGCACCGGCATCACCCTCATCGAGAAGGGCCGGTACTACTTCCGCGGGGTCGACGCGGCCGAGCTCGCCCGGCACCACGGCTACGAGGAGATCGCCGAGTGGCTGTGGACCGGGGAACTGCGGCACGGCACACGGTTCACCGCGCCTCCGCAGCTTCTCGAACCGGCCCGCCGGGCGGTCGGCGCGCTGCCGGCACACAGCTCGGCCATGGACCGGCTGCGGGTGGCGGCCATCGCGGCGGCCGCCGCCGATCCTCTGCGGTTCGACCTGTCCACCGAGGCGGTGCTCGGCACGGCCCGCAGTCTGATCCCCACACTCGCCGAGGCGCTGCCGTACGTCGGTGAACCCCGGGGCACCGGCCCGATCGCCTGGCAGCTGTGGCCACGGCTGACCATGCGCCCGCCGGACGAGGCCTGGCTGCGCGCCCTGGACACCGCGCTCGCCCTCCTCATCGACCACGACCTGGCCGCGTCCACCCTGGCCGCCCGGGTCGCCGCCTCCGCTCGCGCGCACCCGTACGCAGTGGTCTCGGCGGGCCTCGGCGCCCTGGAGGGGCCGCTGCACGGGGCTGCCAGCGGACTCGCCCATCGCATGCTCGCCGAGGTCCTGGAGCGCGGCGGCGCCGCCCCGGTCGTCGCGGACCATCTGCGCGTCGGCCGGCCGGTGCCGGGGCTCGGGCACCGGCTCTATCAGGGCGAGGATCCCCGCGCGCGGACGCTGCTCCAGCTGCTGGAGGAGATCCCGGACGCGTCTGCGGCCCTGGCGGCGGCCCGGGACGTGGTCACCACGACCGCCCGGCACACCGACTCGCACGCCAATGTCGACCTCGCTCTGGCCGTCCTGTCGGTCTCGTCGGGGATGCCCGCCGAGGCCGGGGAGACGGTGTTCGCAGTGGCACGGACGGCGGGCTGGATCGCGCACGCGCTGGAGGAGTACGCCGAGCGCCCCCTGCGTATGCGTCCCAGCGGCCACTACACGGGCCCGCGCCCCCCGCAGCCGGTGCCGTCGGCGGGCTGA
- a CDS encoding DNA topoisomerase IV subunit B, translated as MTAETSVPSSALLTADRDGSNYTARHLLVLEGLEAVRKRPGMYIGSTDSRGLMHCLWEIIDNSVDEALGGYCDHIEVVLHDDGSVEVRDNGRGIPVDVEPKTGLSGVEVVMTKLHAGGKFGGGSYAASGGLHGVGASVVNALSARLDVEVDRGGHTHAISFRRGVPGIFTESGPDAPFDPANGLLKAKKVPRTRTGTRVRYWADRQIFLKDAKLFLETLHQRARQTAFLVPGLTILVRDERDLEGTGKSEEIFRFDGGISEFCDYLAQDKAVCDVLRLTGHGTFKETVPVLDDRGHMTPTEVTRELGVDIALRWGTGYDTTLKSFVNIIATPKGGTHVTGFERAVTKTVNEVLRSAKLLRVAEDDVVKDDALEGLTAVVTVRLAEPQFEGQTKEVLGTSAANRIVANVVAKELKTFLTSTKRDAKAQARAVLEKVVAAARTRIAARQHKEAQRRKTALESSSLPAKLADCRSDDVDRSELFIVEGDSALGTAKLARNSEFQALLPIRGKILNVQKSSVSDMLKNAECGAIIQVIGAGSGRTFDIDQARYGKVIMMTDADVDGSHIRCLLLTLFQRYMRPMVEAGRVFAAVPPLHRIELVQPKKGQDKYVYTYSDSELRQTLLEFQRKGIRFKDSVQRYKGLGEMDADQLAETTMDPRHRTLRRINISDLEAAEQAFDLLMGNEVAPRKEFITNSAATLDRSRIDA; from the coding sequence GTGACCGCCGAGACGTCCGTTCCGTCCAGTGCGCTGCTTACCGCAGACCGTGACGGTTCCAACTACACCGCGCGGCACCTGCTCGTACTCGAAGGCCTCGAAGCGGTGCGCAAGCGCCCCGGCATGTACATCGGGTCCACCGACAGCCGGGGCCTGATGCACTGCCTCTGGGAGATCATCGACAACTCCGTCGACGAGGCCCTCGGCGGGTACTGCGATCACATCGAAGTCGTCCTGCACGACGACGGTTCGGTCGAGGTGCGTGACAACGGCCGCGGCATCCCGGTGGACGTCGAGCCGAAGACGGGCCTGTCCGGTGTCGAGGTCGTCATGACCAAGCTGCACGCCGGCGGCAAGTTCGGCGGCGGGTCGTACGCCGCCTCCGGCGGTCTGCACGGTGTGGGCGCCTCCGTCGTCAACGCCCTCTCCGCCCGCCTCGACGTCGAGGTCGATCGTGGCGGACACACGCATGCCATCAGCTTCCGGCGCGGTGTGCCCGGCATCTTCACGGAGTCCGGGCCCGACGCCCCCTTCGACCCGGCGAACGGCCTGCTCAAGGCCAAGAAGGTGCCCAGGACCCGCACCGGCACACGGGTGCGCTACTGGGCCGATCGCCAGATCTTCCTCAAGGACGCCAAGCTCTTCCTGGAGACGCTGCACCAGCGCGCCCGCCAGACCGCCTTCCTCGTGCCCGGGCTGACCATCCTCGTGCGCGACGAGCGCGATCTCGAGGGCACGGGCAAGAGCGAGGAGATCTTCCGCTTCGACGGAGGCATCAGCGAGTTCTGCGACTACCTCGCGCAGGACAAGGCCGTCTGCGACGTACTGAGGCTGACCGGGCACGGCACCTTCAAGGAGACCGTCCCCGTCCTCGACGACCGCGGGCACATGACCCCCACCGAGGTCACCCGGGAACTGGGCGTGGACATCGCCCTGCGCTGGGGGACCGGGTACGACACCACGCTCAAGTCCTTCGTCAACATCATCGCCACTCCCAAGGGCGGCACCCATGTGACCGGATTCGAGCGGGCGGTTACCAAGACGGTGAACGAGGTGCTGCGCTCCGCCAAGCTGCTGCGCGTCGCCGAGGACGACGTCGTCAAGGACGACGCCCTGGAGGGCCTCACCGCCGTCGTGACCGTACGGCTCGCTGAGCCGCAGTTCGAGGGCCAGACCAAGGAGGTCCTCGGCACCTCGGCGGCCAACCGGATCGTCGCCAACGTCGTCGCCAAGGAGCTCAAGACCTTCCTGACCTCCACCAAGCGAGACGCCAAGGCGCAGGCCCGCGCCGTCCTGGAAAAGGTCGTCGCCGCTGCCCGTACACGCATCGCGGCCCGCCAGCACAAGGAGGCCCAGCGCCGGAAGACCGCGCTGGAGTCGTCCTCGCTGCCGGCGAAGCTCGCCGACTGCCGCAGCGACGACGTCGACCGCAGTGAACTCTTCATCGTCGAGGGGGACTCCGCGCTCGGTACCGCCAAGCTCGCACGGAACTCCGAGTTCCAGGCGCTGCTGCCGATCCGCGGCAAGATTCTCAACGTCCAGAAGTCGTCCGTTTCGGACATGCTGAAGAACGCCGAGTGCGGGGCGATCATCCAGGTCATAGGGGCCGGTTCCGGCCGGACCTTCGACATCGACCAGGCGCGGTACGGCAAGGTCATCATGATGACCGACGCCGACGTCGACGGCTCGCACATCCGCTGTCTGCTGCTCACCCTCTTCCAGCGCTACATGCGGCCCATGGTCGAGGCGGGGCGTGTCTTCGCCGCCGTCCCCCCGCTGCACCGCATCGAGCTGGTCCAGCCCAAGAAGGGCCAGGACAAGTACGTGTACACCTACTCCGACAGCGAACTGCGGCAGACCCTGCTGGAGTTCCAGCGCAAGGGCATCCGCTTCAAGGACTCCGTACAGCGCTACAAGGGCCTCGGTGAGATGGACGCCGACCAGCTCGCGGAGACCACGATGGACCCGCGCCACCGCACGCTGCGCCGCATCAACATCAGTGATCTGGAGGCCGCCGAGCAGGCCTTCGACCTGCTGATGGGCAACGAGGTCGCGCCGCGCAAGGAGTTCATCACCAACTCCGCGGCGACCCTGGACCGTTCACGCATCGACGCGTAA
- a CDS encoding DUF7455 domain-containing protein produces the protein MTTVLTPASPLTAADRCDRCGAQAYLRVVLTSGGELLFCAHHGRKFEPELKKIAAEIQDETDRLTTVPAMAGDDER, from the coding sequence GTGACTACTGTTCTGACCCCCGCGAGCCCCCTGACGGCCGCTGATCGCTGCGACCGCTGCGGCGCCCAGGCATACCTGCGCGTCGTCCTGACCAGCGGTGGTGAACTGCTCTTCTGCGCTCACCACGGACGCAAGTTCGAGCCCGAACTGAAGAAGATCGCCGCTGAGATACAGGACGAGACGGACCGGCTCACCACCGTTCCGGCCATGGCAGGTGACGACGAACGCTGA
- a CDS encoding RNA polymerase sigma factor: protein MSASTSRTLPPEIAESQSVMALIERGKADGQIAGDDVRRAFEADQIPPTQWKNVLRSLNQILEEEGVTLMVSAAESPKRTRKSVAAKSPVKRTATKTVAAKTTVTRTVAATAAPSAEAVDAAADETTAASAKKAVAKKAAVKKTAVKKTVAKKTTAKKAAAKKGDDELLDADELLEDVQPGKGDEAEGEAQGFVLSDEDEDDAPAQQVAAAGATADPVKDYLKQIGKVPLLNAEQEVELAKRIEAGLFAEDKLANSDKLAPKLKRELEIIAEDGRRAKNHLLEANLRLVVSLAKRYTGRGMLFLDLIQEGNLGLIRAVEKFDYTKGYKFSTYATWWIRQAITRAMADQARTIRIPVHMVEVINKLARVQRQMLQDLGREPTPEELAKELDMTPEKVIEVQKYGREPISLHTPLGEDGDSEFGDLIEDSEAVVPADAVSFTLLQEQLHSVLDTLSEREAGVVSMRFGLTDGQPKTLDEIGKVYGVTRERIRQIESKTMSKLRHPSRSQVLRDYLD, encoded by the coding sequence GTGTCGGCCAGCACATCCCGTACGCTCCCGCCCGAGATCGCCGAGTCCCAGTCCGTGATGGCGCTCATCGAGCGGGGAAAGGCTGATGGGCAGATCGCCGGCGACGACGTGCGTCGGGCCTTCGAGGCTGACCAGATTCCGCCAACCCAGTGGAAGAATGTTCTGCGCAGCCTCAACCAGATCCTCGAGGAAGAGGGTGTGACGCTGATGGTCAGTGCCGCGGAATCCCCCAAGCGCACCCGCAAGAGCGTCGCAGCTAAGAGCCCGGTCAAGCGCACCGCCACCAAGACTGTCGCGGCCAAGACGACCGTGACCAGGACCGTTGCGGCCACGGCGGCCCCGTCGGCCGAGGCCGTGGATGCCGCGGCCGACGAAACCACTGCTGCTTCCGCCAAGAAGGCCGTCGCCAAGAAGGCGGCCGTGAAGAAGACCGCGGTCAAGAAGACCGTGGCCAAGAAGACCACGGCGAAGAAGGCCGCCGCCAAGAAGGGCGACGACGAGCTGCTCGACGCCGATGAGCTGCTCGAGGACGTGCAGCCCGGCAAGGGTGACGAGGCCGAGGGTGAGGCCCAGGGCTTCGTCCTGTCCGACGAGGACGAGGACGACGCGCCCGCGCAGCAGGTCGCCGCGGCCGGCGCCACCGCCGACCCGGTCAAGGACTACCTCAAGCAGATCGGAAAGGTCCCCCTGCTCAACGCCGAGCAGGAGGTCGAGCTGGCCAAGCGCATCGAGGCGGGTCTGTTCGCCGAGGACAAGCTGGCCAACTCCGACAAACTGGCGCCGAAGCTCAAGCGCGAGCTGGAGATCATCGCCGAGGACGGCCGGCGCGCCAAGAACCACCTGCTGGAGGCCAACCTCCGACTGGTCGTCTCGCTCGCCAAGCGCTACACCGGCCGCGGCATGCTCTTCCTGGACCTGATCCAGGAGGGCAACCTCGGTCTGATCCGCGCGGTCGAGAAATTCGACTACACCAAGGGATACAAGTTCTCCACGTATGCCACCTGGTGGATCCGTCAGGCGATCACCCGCGCCATGGCCGACCAGGCCCGCACCATCCGTATCCCGGTGCACATGGTCGAGGTCATCAACAAGCTCGCGCGCGTCCAGCGCCAGATGCTCCAGGACCTGGGCCGCGAGCCCACCCCGGAGGAGCTGGCCAAGGAGCTCGACATGACCCCGGAGAAGGTCATCGAGGTCCAGAAGTACGGCCGCGAGCCGATCTCGCTGCACACCCCGCTGGGCGAGGACGGCGACAGCGAGTTCGGTGACCTGATCGAGGACTCCGAGGCGGTCGTTCCGGCCGACGCGGTGAGCTTCACGCTGCTCCAGGAACAGCTGCACTCCGTGCTGGACACGCTGTCCGAGCGTGAGGCGGGCGTGGTCTCCATGCGCTTCGGTCTCACGGACGGCCAGCCGAAGACCCTCGACGAGATCGGCAAGGTCTACGGCGTTACGCGTGAGCGCATCCGCCAGATCGAGTCGAAGACGATGTCGAAGCTGCGTCACCCGTCGCGCTCCCAGGTGCTGCGGGACTACCTCGACTAA
- a CDS encoding cation acetate symporter, with translation MTTQHQTLALLLFSAFVAATLAITTWVSRHRQGSAEEFYAGGRLFSPMENGFAIAGDYMSAASFLGISGLIALFGYDGMLYSVGFLVAWLVVLLLVAELVRNCGRFTLADVVAARMSERPVRIAVGTSSVTVSVLYLVAQMVGAGSLVALFLGGTTEAARAWTVIGVGALMVVYVSVGGMRATTWIQIVKAVLLMAGAVTLTVLVLVRFHGDINQLLDTAAERSGYGKDFLSPGRKYGADATARFDFISLGLALVLGTAGLPHILARFYTVPTARAARRSVVWSIGLIGSFYLMTIVLGFGAAAVVGTSEVRASNAAGNTAIPLLALDLGGGPGATGGTVLFAVVAAVAFATILAVVAGITLASSASVAHDLYASLKRRQAGQHSEVAVARIAAVGIGAAAIALGLLAQDLNVAFLVGLAFAVAASANLPVLLYSLFWRNFTTKGAVWSVYGGLVPALLLVLLSPVVSGSPHSLFPGVDFQFFPLENPGLVSIPLGFLAGWAGTVCSREPADEAKHAETEVRSLTGAGAA, from the coding sequence CTGACAACACAGCACCAGACCCTGGCTCTGCTGCTCTTCAGCGCGTTCGTGGCGGCGACACTCGCCATCACCACCTGGGTGAGCCGCCACCGGCAGGGCTCCGCCGAGGAGTTCTACGCGGGCGGCCGGCTCTTCTCACCCATGGAGAACGGTTTCGCCATCGCGGGCGACTACATGTCCGCGGCCTCCTTCCTCGGCATCTCCGGTCTGATCGCCCTCTTCGGCTACGACGGGATGCTCTACTCGGTGGGCTTCCTCGTCGCCTGGCTGGTCGTTCTGCTTCTCGTCGCGGAACTGGTCCGCAACTGCGGCCGGTTCACCCTCGCCGACGTGGTTGCCGCGCGCATGAGCGAGCGGCCGGTCCGTATCGCCGTGGGCACGTCCTCGGTGACCGTCTCCGTGCTCTATCTGGTCGCGCAGATGGTCGGAGCGGGCAGCCTGGTGGCGCTGTTCCTGGGCGGTACGACCGAGGCGGCCCGCGCATGGACGGTCATCGGAGTCGGCGCGCTGATGGTGGTCTATGTGTCGGTGGGCGGAATGCGGGCCACCACCTGGATCCAGATCGTCAAGGCCGTGCTGCTCATGGCCGGGGCCGTCACGCTCACCGTGCTGGTCCTGGTCCGCTTCCACGGCGACATCAACCAACTGCTCGACACCGCCGCCGAACGCAGCGGTTACGGCAAGGACTTCCTGTCACCCGGTCGCAAGTACGGTGCGGACGCGACCGCCAGGTTCGACTTCATCAGCCTCGGACTCGCCCTGGTCCTCGGCACGGCGGGCCTGCCGCACATCCTGGCCCGCTTCTACACCGTGCCCACCGCCCGGGCCGCCCGCCGCTCGGTCGTCTGGTCCATCGGACTGATCGGCAGCTTCTATCTGATGACCATCGTGCTCGGCTTCGGCGCCGCGGCGGTGGTCGGCACCTCCGAGGTACGGGCCTCCAACGCTGCGGGAAACACGGCGATTCCGCTGCTCGCCCTCGATCTGGGCGGCGGACCGGGAGCCACCGGCGGGACGGTCCTCTTCGCCGTGGTGGCCGCGGTCGCCTTCGCCACCATCCTCGCCGTCGTTGCCGGAATCACCCTTGCCTCCTCCGCCTCCGTGGCCCATGACCTCTACGCCTCACTCAAGCGCCGCCAAGCCGGGCAGCACAGTGAGGTCGCGGTGGCCCGGATTGCCGCTGTCGGCATCGGCGCGGCCGCCATCGCGCTGGGGCTGCTGGCCCAGGACCTCAATGTGGCCTTCCTGGTCGGCCTGGCCTTCGCGGTCGCCGCCTCCGCCAATCTGCCCGTACTGCTCTACTCCCTGTTCTGGCGGAACTTCACCACCAAGGGAGCGGTCTGGTCGGTGTACGGCGGGCTGGTACCGGCCTTGCTGCTGGTGCTGCTGTCACCGGTCGTCTCCGGCAGCCCCCATTCGCTGTTCCCCGGTGTCGACTTCCAGTTCTTCCCACTGGAGAATCCCGGTCTGGTCTCCATTCCGCTGGGCTTCCTCGCGGGCTGGGCAGGGACGGTCTGCTCACGGGAGCCGGCGGACGAGGCCAAGCACGCGGAGACGGAGGTCCGCTCGCTGACCGGGGCGGGTGCAGCCTAG
- a CDS encoding serine protease encodes MRPRPIRSPARALALAAVTALAPLMVSVPAAADSVIIGGAPVSITGNPWVVAVSSRSLFGAARAGQFCGGVVVAPDRVVTAAHCMNEDALGVSPAELADLKVVAGRTKLQAEGGHEIEVSKVYVNPTYDGYTREGDLAVLTLARALPAENVIKVAGPGDPVYEPGTAASVYGWGDTTGYGTYASSLRAAPVQVLPDEACEKAYPGGSAGKYRSATMLCAGGPRGGRDACQGDSGGPLVAKGTLIGLVSWGNGCGKSDSPGVYTRISAFVQQATAGR; translated from the coding sequence ATGCGTCCTCGCCCCATCCGATCACCGGCCAGAGCGCTGGCCCTGGCAGCCGTGACGGCTCTGGCACCCCTGATGGTGTCCGTCCCCGCGGCCGCCGACAGTGTGATCATCGGTGGTGCTCCGGTGAGCATCACGGGCAATCCGTGGGTCGTCGCGGTGTCCAGCCGTTCCCTGTTCGGCGCAGCGCGGGCGGGTCAGTTCTGCGGCGGGGTGGTGGTCGCGCCGGACCGGGTGGTGACGGCCGCCCATTGCATGAACGAGGACGCGCTCGGCGTCTCGCCGGCCGAGCTGGCCGACCTCAAAGTCGTCGCGGGACGTACGAAGCTGCAGGCCGAGGGGGGCCATGAGATCGAGGTGAGCAAGGTCTACGTCAATCCGACGTACGACGGCTACACGCGCGAGGGTGATCTCGCCGTTCTCACCCTGGCGCGGGCTCTGCCGGCCGAGAATGTGATCAAGGTTGCGGGTCCCGGCGACCCCGTGTACGAGCCGGGCACGGCCGCCTCCGTCTACGGCTGGGGGGACACCACGGGCTACGGCACATACGCCTCGTCATTGCGCGCGGCACCGGTGCAGGTGCTGCCCGACGAGGCCTGCGAAAAGGCGTATCCCGGAGGCTCTGCCGGAAAGTACCGCTCGGCCACCATGCTCTGCGCGGGTGGTCCCAGGGGTGGGCGTGACGCATGCCAGGGCGACAGCGGGGGGCCGCTGGTGGCCAAGGGCACGCTCATCGGGCTTGTTTCCTGGGGCAATGGCTGCGGTAAGTCGGACAGCCCCGGGGTGTACACCCGGATCTCCGCCTTCGTCCAGCAGGCCACCGCGGGACGATGA
- a CDS encoding DUF485 domain-containing protein, producing MENHTEPHSSAVRLDDPWYAAPASGRGEPADTGAAVPAASVAPTAPERGPGAADIYLEVQRSPAFQEVRGRYRRFVIPAVLTFFAWYVAYVVAATTAPGLMARPVAGAVNVAMVAGLGQFLTTFLLTWAYSRHARLRRDRAALDLRWTVFEQKHEQEMAQGDDR from the coding sequence GTGGAAAATCACACAGAGCCCCATTCTTCGGCGGTGCGGCTCGACGACCCGTGGTATGCCGCCCCGGCCTCCGGCCGGGGCGAGCCGGCCGACACGGGCGCGGCCGTGCCCGCCGCTTCTGTCGCTCCGACGGCCCCCGAGCGGGGCCCCGGCGCGGCGGACATCTATCTGGAGGTGCAGCGCAGCCCTGCCTTCCAGGAGGTGCGCGGCCGCTACCGCCGCTTTGTGATCCCGGCGGTTCTCACCTTCTTCGCCTGGTACGTCGCCTATGTCGTGGCCGCGACCACCGCACCGGGGCTGATGGCCCGGCCGGTGGCAGGGGCGGTGAATGTCGCGATGGTCGCCGGGCTCGGCCAGTTCCTCACCACCTTTCTGCTGACCTGGGCGTACTCCCGTCACGCCCGGCTGCGCCGGGACCGAGCAGCACTCGACCTCCGCTGGACCGTGTTCGAGCAGAAGCACGAGCAGGAGATGGCACAGGGGGACGACCGTTGA
- a CDS encoding citrate synthase/methylcitrate synthase, producing the protein MIDQTREDTMTVTTQTPPGVPRGLAGVVVTDTELGDVRGRQGFYHYRQYSAVELAEKRSFEDVWYLMLHGRLPDTAEQIVFAERTAALRRLPDEVREALPVIARAGAMSGPLAGLRTTLSLLGSAQGFRPVYDTDPERRRADALAACAAVPTLLTALHRLGRGLEPVEPRDDLPYAANYLYMLTGTEPDPARARAIERYLVSTIDHGFNASTFTARVVASAGSDVAACLVAAVGALSGPLHGGAPSRALDTLDAIGTPDRIDAWIRGRVLAGDRIMGFGHPVYRTEDPRSRMLRGIAEEFGGPLVEFAVEVERQVEDILAELKPGRELHTNVEFYAGVVMELCGLPREMFTPTFCAARVVGWSANILEQAADSKIIRPAARYVGPPPPQPVPTV; encoded by the coding sequence ATGATCGATCAAACGCGGGAGGACACGATGACGGTCACCACCCAGACCCCGCCCGGCGTACCCCGAGGACTCGCGGGCGTCGTCGTCACCGACACCGAACTCGGGGACGTCCGAGGTCGGCAGGGCTTCTACCACTACCGCCAGTACTCGGCCGTCGAGCTCGCCGAGAAGCGCAGCTTCGAGGACGTCTGGTACCTGATGCTCCACGGCAGGCTGCCGGATACGGCCGAGCAAATCGTCTTCGCCGAGCGGACCGCGGCCCTGCGCAGGCTGCCCGACGAGGTGCGAGAGGCCCTGCCCGTGATCGCCCGCGCCGGAGCCATGTCCGGTCCGCTCGCCGGGCTGCGGACCACCCTCTCTCTGCTGGGTTCCGCCCAGGGCTTCCGTCCTGTGTACGACACCGACCCGGAACGGCGCCGCGCCGACGCGCTTGCCGCCTGCGCCGCCGTTCCCACCCTGCTCACCGCCCTCCATCGGCTGGGCCGGGGCCTCGAGCCGGTCGAGCCGCGCGACGATCTGCCGTACGCCGCCAACTACCTGTACATGCTCACCGGTACGGAACCGGACCCGGCCAGGGCCCGCGCGATCGAGCGCTACCTCGTCTCCACGATCGACCACGGCTTCAACGCCTCGACCTTCACCGCCCGCGTCGTCGCCTCCGCCGGCTCGGATGTCGCGGCCTGCCTGGTGGCGGCGGTCGGCGCGCTCTCCGGCCCGCTGCACGGCGGGGCGCCCAGCCGCGCCCTGGACACCCTGGACGCCATCGGCACGCCGGACCGCATCGACGCCTGGATACGGGGACGAGTGCTGGCCGGCGACCGGATCATGGGCTTCGGGCACCCCGTCTACCGCACCGAGGATCCCAGGTCACGGATGCTGCGCGGCATCGCGGAGGAGTTCGGCGGGCCGCTGGTGGAGTTCGCAGTGGAGGTCGAGCGGCAGGTCGAGGACATCCTCGCGGAGCTCAAACCGGGGCGTGAGCTGCACACCAACGTGGAGTTCTACGCCGGCGTGGTCATGGAGCTGTGCGGGCTGCCGCGCGAGATGTTCACGCCGACTTTCTGCGCGGCCCGGGTGGTCGGCTG